The following proteins are encoded in a genomic region of Musa acuminata AAA Group cultivar baxijiao chromosome BXJ2-11, Cavendish_Baxijiao_AAA, whole genome shotgun sequence:
- the LOC135626437 gene encoding molybdopterin biosynthesis protein CNX1-like isoform X2 — translation MVLKAGEQLGSPEIGLLATVGVAIVKVYPRPTVGVLSTGDELVEPETKYLSRGQIRDSNRAMLMAAATQQHCKAVDLGIASDKEDSLTEIFDAAIASDIDMLFTSGGVSMGDRDFVKPCLARIGNIHFEKVFMKPGKPLTFAQITTNSKNIKLSKPVLAFGFPGNPVSCLVCFNLFAVPAVRHLSGWANPQLQRVHTRIAQPIRSDAHRPEYHCAIIRWELDDGSGRPGFIAESTGKQMSSRLLSLKSANALLELPATGQIFEDGNSVQAILISDISSLLMSKLTDSMASLSVQHGPATQCSARQPTAASQESMVKVAILTVSDTVSSGSGPDRSGPRAVSVVNSLSEKLGGAHVVATAVVPDEVDKIKNTLLKWSDIDKVDLILTLGGTGCTPRDVTPEATKAVIQKETPGLSFVMLQESLKVTPFAMLSRAAAGIRGSTLIINMPGNPNAVAECMEALVPALKHGLKQIKGDKREKHPRHAPHAEAPPTDQWERSYKAASATDQCSCSH, via the exons ATGGTATTGAAGGCAGGTGAACAATTGGGCAGTCCAGAGATTGGTCTGCTTGCCACTGTAGGAGTCGCAATTGTGAAG GTGTACCCTAGACCAACTGTAGGAGTGCTTTCTACTGGAGATGAGCTAGTAGAACCAGAAACTAAATATCTAAGTCGTGGTCAG ATACGAGATTCTAACCGTGCAATGCTAATGGCAGCTGCTACTCAGCAGCATTGTAAAGCTGTTGATCTTGGGATTGCTAGTGACAAGGAAGACAGTCTTACCGAGATTTTTGATGCAGCTATTGCTTCTGACATTGATATGCTTTTTACTTCTGGTGGTGTTTCTATGGGAGATAGAGATTTTGTCAAACCCTGCTTAGCAAGAATAGGGAACATTCACTTTGAAAAG GTTTTCATGAAGCCTGGGAAGCCGTTAACATTTGCTCAGATCACtactaattcaaaaaatattaaactGTCAAAACCTGTCCTTGCTTTTGGTTTTCCTGGAAACCCTGTGAGTTGTCTTGTTTGCTTCAATCTTTTTGCGGTGCCAGCAGTACGACATCTTTCTGGTTGGGCAAATCCTCAGCTTCAGAG AGTGCACACCCGGATTGCACAGCCTATAAGATCAGACGCCCATCGCCCAGAGTATCATTGTGCAATAATAAGATGGGAGCTTGATGATGGATCTGGCAGGCCTGG GTTCATTGCTGAAAGCACTGGAAAACAAATGAGTAGCCGCCTTTTAAGTTTGAAGTCTGCAAATGCATTATTAGAGTTGCCAGCAACAGGCCAGATATTTGAAGATGGAAATTCTGTTCAAGCCATACTAATCTCTGACATTAGCAGCTTGTTGATGAGTAAGCTGACTGATAGTATGGCTTCCTTGTCAGTGCAGCATGGACCTGCTACGCAATGCTCTGCCAGACAACCCACAGCTGCATCTCAAGAATCAATGGTCAAAGTAGCCATTCTTACTGTGAGTGACACTGTTTCATCTGGCAGTGGCCCTGATAGGAG TGGTCCAAGGGCAGTTTCCGTGGTGAACTCTTTATCCGAAAAGCTGGGAGGAGCCCATGTGGTAGCAACAGCTGTGGTTCCTGATGAAGTTGACAAAATCAAGAACACCCTACTTAAATGGAGTGATATCGATAAAGTTGACCTCATTCTTACTTTAG GTGGCACTGGCTGTACTCCAAGGGATGTGACACCTGAGGCTACAAAGGCGGTGATCCAGAAAGAAACACCTGGTCTTTCATTCGTGATGCTTCAAGAGAGTCTCAAG GTGACACCATTCGCGATGCTTTCACGGGCTGCAGCTGGGATCAGAGGATCAACATTA ATCATCAACATGCCCGGGAACCCAAACGCTGTTGCCGAGTGCATGGAGGCGTTGGTGCCGGCGCTGAAACATGGCCTGAAGCAGATCAAGGGGGACAAGAGAGAGAAGCACCCTCGCCACGCTCCGCATGCTGAGGCCCCGCCGACGGACCAATGGGAACGTAGCTACAAGGCTGCGTCTGCCACCGACCAATGCTCCTGCTCACACTGA